In one window of Raphanus sativus cultivar WK10039 unplaced genomic scaffold, ASM80110v3 Scaffold1850, whole genome shotgun sequence DNA:
- the LOC130504873 gene encoding uncharacterized protein LOC130504873, which yields MATTATASSDSGEGPVMALINKRLRALRKKLNRITQMEESLSQGKTLNKEQQEVLRSKPSVLVLIDELDKLRSPLSSAVSEEISLATATAAPHNAPPPPDQTTTTEEEEAPAVAPKEEKLEDLVNLLYFGSLFDVRSASELASVMMTRRHERGCCLVYDTVTDESTEDLLCDKDLDLISKLWGMMVSRPADSGLSHEKALERCVEHAKLWLANSDQKIASNCDVSYAALREKVKKIMGSNYFTITPEMVVAPVEAAAEAGHFGSFQVAADNEQKEDVSNFKVQESVGNDQYEQQKDESVVTEGEVVQGQQEQGYTQVEGGRSKRDYQQQQQYVPRGSHQNQRGHRGARRGHSNAPRGGRGGGGYSNGRFESYDNAGGNGYQRSYYNNRGRGRGGGGGGGNGHSYNNNNNHQDSNVSVAS from the exons ATGGCAACTACCGCGACAGCTTCCTCAGACTCGGGAGAAGGACCAGTGATGGCCCTAATCAACAAACGCCTCCGCGCCCTCCGCAAGAAACTCAACCGAATCACCCAAATGGAAGAATCACTCTCCCAGGGGAAAACCCTAAACAAGGAGCAGCAAGAAGTCCTCCGCTCCAAACCCTCCGTCCTCGTCCTCATCGACGAGCTCGACAAGCTCCGCTCTCCCCTCTCCTCCGCCGTCTCCGAAGAAATCTCCCTCGCCACCGCCACCGCCGCTCCTCACAACGCTCCTCCTCCCCCCGATCAAACCACCAccacggaggaggaggaggcccCGGCCGTGGCCCCGAAGGAGGAGAAGCTGGAGGATTTAGTGAATCTGTTGTACTTTGGGTCGCTGTTCGACGTGAGGTCGGCGAGCGAGCTAGCTTCGGTTATGATGACGAGGAGGCACGAGAGAGGGTGCTGTTTGGTGTACGATACGGTTACGGATGAGTCCACGGAGGATCTGCTGTGTGATAAAGATCTGGACTTGATCTCGAAGCTGTGGGGGATGATGGTGTCTAGGCCTGCGGATTCGGGTTTGTCTCATGAGAAGGCTTTGGAGCGTTGCGTGGAGCATGCTAAGCTCTGGTTGGCTAACTCTGATCAGAAGATTGCGTCTAACTGTGACGTTTCGT aTGCTGCGTTGAGAGAGAAAGTGAAGAAGATTATGGGGTCTAATTACTTCACTATTACACCGGAGATGGTTGTGGCGCCGGTTGAAGCAGCGGCGGAAGCTGGTCACTTCGGTTCGTTCCAAGTCGCTGCTGATAATGAGCAAAAG GAAGACGTGTCAAACTTCAAAGTACAAGAATCTGTTGGTAATGATCAATATGAGCAACAAAAG GATGAGTCAGTAGTGACGGAAGGAGAGGTGGTACAGGGGCAGCAGGAACAAGGCTATACTCAGGTGGAAGGAGGGAGGTCAAAGAGAGattatcaacaacaacaacagtatGTGCCTCGTGGATCCCACCAGAACCAGAGAGGTCATAGAGGTGCTAGACGAGGCCATTCCAATGCCCCCCGCGGAGGTCGAGGTGGTGGTGGATACTCGAATGGGAGGTTTGAATCTTATGATAATGCCGGTGGAAACGGGTACCAAAGGAGCTATTACAACAACAGAGGAAGGGgacgtggtggtggtggtggtggaggaaaTGGCCATTcgtacaacaacaacaacaaccaccaAGACTCTAATGTTAGTGTTGCGTCTTAG